The genomic region GCAGGCGGGAGGCGCTCATTCGACGTCCATCCCGCCGGCGCTGCCGCCCGGGGCGAGGGCGATGGCGCGGTTGAGCCGCTCCTGGAACTCCTTCGCCGAGTGGTGGCCCTGGAGCTTGAGCAGGTGGTTGCGGGCGGCCACCTCGACGATGGTGGTCATGTTGCGGCCCGGCCGGACCGGGACCATGAGCAGCGGGACCTCGACGTCGAGGATGCGGAACTTCTTCTCCTCGAGGCCGAGCCGGTCGTACTCGACCGACGGGTCCCACTCCACGAGCTCGAGCACGATCTCGATCTTCTTCCGCTCGCGGATGGAGGCGACGCCGAAGAGGTCCTTGATGTTGATGATGCCGAGGCCGCGGATCTCCATGTGGTGCTTGATGATCTCGCTGCCGGAGCCGTAGACCGAGTCGGGCGTGCGCCGCTTCACGTCCACGATGTCGTCGGCCACGAGCCGGTGGCCGCGCATGATGAGGTCGAGCGCGATCTCGCTCTTGCCGATGCCGCTCTTGCCGAGGAGCAGGATGCCGACGCCGAAGACGTCGAGCAGCACGCCGTGCATGGAGGTGGAGGCGGTGAGGATCTCCTCGAGGCAGTTCTGGACGCTCTCGATGAAGGTGCTGGAGAGGTGGGTGGTCCGGAGCAGCGGGACGCCCGCCTCCTCGGCGGCCGCCACCAGCTCGG from Anaeromyxobacter paludicola harbors:
- the hprK gene encoding HPr(Ser) kinase/phosphatase; this encodes MDAIRVGALLDDKKFDLRLSLIAGRQGLSRRISSSRIQKPGLVLAGFMEYLHQERLQVFGNTEVSYLRTMPRERAVEVLRAFFAQGIACLVVTKGLEPTPELVAAAEEAGVPLLRTTHLSSTFIESVQNCLEEILTASTSMHGVLLDVFGVGILLLGKSGIGKSEIALDLIMRGHRLVADDIVDVKRRTPDSVYGSGSEIIKHHMEIRGLGIINIKDLFGVASIRERKKIEIVLELVEWDPSVEYDRLGLEEKKFRILDVEVPLLMVPVRPGRNMTTIVEVAARNHLLKLQGHHSAKEFQERLNRAIALAPGGSAGGMDVE